CTTCCTCGGCCAGTGCCTGGTGCTTGCCCTGCACCTGGCCTGGATGCCGGCCTGGCTCGCGGCCCTTGCCGCCCTGGTGGCCGGCTATCGCCATCTTCAGCTGCGCCGCCGCCTGCCCCGCGCCGGCGTCGTGCTGCGCCTGGCCGGTGTCGGCGCGCTCACCGGCGGCCTGTGGCTGCACTACGGCACCCTCGGGCAGATGGAGGCCATGATCGGCCTGCTGCTCGGGGTCTACCTGCTCAAGCTGCTCGAGACCCATGACCGGCGCGACGGGCGGGTGGTGGTGGCCATCGGTTTCGTGGCCACCACCGTGGCCTTCCTGCACGACCAGGGCATCCCCATGGCCGCCGGCGGGCTGCTGGTGCTGGCCTGGCTGGTGCACTCGCTGGTGTGGCTTTCCGGGGGCGATGCCCGCCGGGCCTGGCGCGAGAGCGCCTGGCTGCTGCTGCTCTCGGCGCCGCTGATGGTGCTGCTGTTCGCGGTCTTTCCGCGCCTTGGGCCGCTGTGGAACCTGCCCCAGGCCGATCGCGCCTCTACCGGGCTCACCGACGAGATCGCCCCGGGCGACATCGCCCAGCTCTCGCGCAGCGACGCCCGCGCCTTCCGGGCGCGCTTCGAGGGCGCCGAGCCCACACCCGCCGAGCGCTACTGGCGGGTCTACACGCTTTCCGACTTCGACGGTGAGCGCTGGCGGCGGACCACTCCCGAGCGCCTGGCCGCCACCCTGGGCCGACCGCTGGAGGAGTTCGTTGCCGAGGGGCGCCGCTCGCCCTGGCTCGATGGGGCGCCGCGCTTCGAGGTGGAGCTGCTGCTGGAACCGGACAGCCGCCCCTGGCGGCCGTCGCTGGGCGCGCCGCTGGCCACCGAGGAGCCCCTACGCTTCCTGGCCGATGGCACCCTGGAGGGCACCTCGCCGCTGGCCTCGCGCAGCCTGCTGCGCATGAGCAGCACCGGCCAGGCGCCGGCCAACCCCGATCCCGCGGGCCCCGCCTGGCATGCCATGCTGCCGGCCGAGGGCAACCCTCGCACCCGCGAGCTGGCCGAGCGGCTGTGGCGGGAGAGCGGCGCCGAGCCACGGGCCTTCCTGGCCGCCATCATGGCGCGCTTCGGCGAGGCGCCGTTTCGCTACACCCTGTCGCCGCCGCGGCTGACCTCCGCCGATCGGGTCGACGAGTTCCTGTTCGAGAGCCGCGCCGGCTACTGCACCCACTACGCCTCGGCCATGGCGGTGATGGCTCGCTCGGTGGGCCTGCCAGCCCGTGTGGTGGCGGGCTTCCTGGGCGGCGAGCGTCACCCCGACGGCCACTTCACCATCCGCGACTACGACGCCCACGCCTGGATCGAGGTGTGGCTCGATGGCGCCTGGCAGCGCCTCGACCCCACCGCGGCGATCGCCCCGGAGCGCATCGAGGAGGGGCCCCAGGCCGTCGATGACGGCCGCGAGGCCTTCCTGGCCGATGCCCCCTTCTCGCCGCTGCGCATGCGCGAGGTGGGTTGGGTCAATCGGCTGCGCCTGGACTGGGAGCGCCTGGAATACCGCTGGCAGCGCGGCGTGATCGGCTACCAGCGCGAGGCGCGCAATGCCTTGATGGCCCGGGTGACCGCGCGGCTGCACGCCCTGTGGGACCGCCTGGTGGCGCTGGCCCCCGGCCGCGGCTGGCTGGGGGGGCTGCTGGGGCTGCTGATGGCGGCGGCGGCCGCCGCCGGGCTCGCCGCGCTGCTGCGTCTGGCCTGGCGACGCCAGCGGGAGGCGCACGACGAGGCGCTGCGCATCGCTCGCCTCCAGGCCTGGCTCGGTCGCCGCGGCCTGGGAGTGCGGCCCGGGGAGTCGCCCTCGGCCCATCTGCGACGGGTGGCCGAGGCGGCGGGCGATGCGGGGCCAGCGCTGCGCG
The Halomonas alkalicola DNA segment above includes these coding regions:
- a CDS encoding transglutaminase TgpA family protein; its protein translation is MAGRGGEAVLADGQALSGAMLRQLFLGQCLVLALHLAWMPAWLAALAALVAGYRHLQLRRRLPRAGVVLRLAGVGALTGGLWLHYGTLGQMEAMIGLLLGVYLLKLLETHDRRDGRVVVAIGFVATTVAFLHDQGIPMAAGGLLVLAWLVHSLVWLSGGDARRAWRESAWLLLLSAPLMVLLFAVFPRLGPLWNLPQADRASTGLTDEIAPGDIAQLSRSDARAFRARFEGAEPTPAERYWRVYTLSDFDGERWRRTTPERLAATLGRPLEEFVAEGRRSPWLDGAPRFEVELLLEPDSRPWRPSLGAPLATEEPLRFLADGTLEGTSPLASRSLLRMSSTGQAPANPDPAGPAWHAMLPAEGNPRTRELAERLWRESGAEPRAFLAAIMARFGEAPFRYTLSPPRLTSADRVDEFLFESRAGYCTHYASAMAVMARSVGLPARVVAGFLGGERHPDGHFTIRDYDAHAWIEVWLDGAWQRLDPTAAIAPERIEEGPQAVDDGREAFLADAPFSPLRMREVGWVNRLRLDWERLEYRWQRGVIGYQREARNALMARVTARLHALWDRLVALAPGRGWLGGLLGLLMAAAAAAGLAALLRLAWRRQREAHDEALRIARLQAWLGRRGLGVRPGESPSAHLRRVAEAAGDAGPALRDCAHHLERLRYAPLGRSERRERRRQLARREREVRRRLRRLPRRRRGGAQAGGVAS